The following nucleotide sequence is from Deltaproteobacteria bacterium.
ATTGACCAAAGTATTCCCTAAACCTTAATAGATTAGACGGATATTGAGGATTTTGATTGCTTGAGCTTGGGATACTCTTTTCAAGAACTCTCCTTAGCGTTCGTCATGATGGGTGCAATCGCTGTCCATGCTGTGTTGTATCGCGTGATTCGTCAACGCACGACACCGTTGTTTGCGACAGCCTTTTCTATCCCAACTCGCAGTGACCTTGATCCACAACTCATTGGTGGAGCCACTTTGTTTGGTATCGGCTGGGGTCTCGGTGGCTTTTGTCCTGGACCCGCGGTCACATCACTCGCCTCGGGAAATCTATCGGTCTTTATTTTCGTAGGAGCGATGCTTATCGGCATGGTACTCCATAGGTTCGTCGACAAAACCTGGCTGCATCCCTCATCAACTTCACCGCAACGTACCTCACGAGTAGTTTCTTCAACCACTCCAGCCTTCGAGGGTTCACAAGATGCATAACAATCACTAAATATCGAGAACTGTTCCTCTCTCTTCAACTCACGACTTCTGCGAAAGGAGGAGTTATGCTGTTTCGCGAACTCAACCGTGGCAAATGTAAGACGTATTTGCTTGCATGTGAGCGGACAAAGAAAGCGGCTCTCGTCGATCCATTGAAAGAGAAGGTCGAACGTTACCTTGCTTCGCTTGCCTACTTCGGCTGTGAGCTGGAAGCGATCATCGATACCCACACTCATGCTGATCATCGCACTGCCAGTTGGGAGTTGTATGATATTACTGGCGCGCCGGTCATGATGCATCGCCGGGCGCCTGCTCCCCATGTTGATGTCCACCTCGACGATGGCCAACTGGTGCCGATCGGGGATGAACGAATTCGTGTTCTGTATACCCCAGGGCATACACCAGACAGTGTCAGTCTCCACATCGCCAACCGAGTGCTGACAGGCGATACCTTGTTAGTTCGTGGTACGGGACGCACAGACTTCCCAGGTGGGGACGCTGGGGATCAGTACGATGGGATTGTCCACAAGTTATTTACCCTTCCTGACGAAACCTTGGTCTTTCCGGCCCATGACTATCGTGGTCATACACATTCCACTATTGGTGAAGAAAAACGCGCGAACCCACGTGTTGTCGGACGTACCAAGCAACAATACATCGAGCTCATGAACAACCTCGGTCTTGCGCTGCCAGACAAAATACAAGAAGTATTACAGCCCAATCAAACAGCCATCGAAGATGATTCTGTCCATTTTCCGCCCCTCACCGAACTGACCCAAGTACGGCAGCTCCTGCCTCAAGAGGTCCAAACGCGGCTTGCGAGCTCAACCCCACCGTTCATTCTTGACGTTCGTGAGCAAGAAGAGTTCAAAGGAGACTTGGGGCATATCACAAAGAGTCGTCTCATTCCGCTCAAGGAGTTACCGGCGCGTGTGGGCGAACTCGAAGCCTATAAAGAGAAAGACATTATCGTCATTTGCCGTGCTGGAGTGCGTAGCACAACGGCAGCCGCGATCTTAACTGGCCTCGGATTTGAACATGTCTCGAATATGAAAGGTGGTATGGTCGAGTGGAACGATCAGAAGCTTCCGGTGGAACGGTAAGACAATGAAGAATTAAAAATGGAAAGTGTAGCATGACAAAATAAAAGGGATGCATGATTCCTTCAGTCTTGCCATTTTGCGTTCTCCATTTTTCATTCTCCTCTAGCCTGAAGCCTTTCTCAGTCCACTTTTGACTTTCCTCCGCGGGTGATACCACATACCCTCATGTTCGCACGTTATCTTCCGTTCCGTGATCTGCACTCTTATCGATTTGCGTATGTTCAGCGCGATCTGGTGGCGAGTGCCTCGGTCACGTTTCTCGATATCCCACAAGGCGTTGCCTATGCGATCATCGCTGGTCTGCCTCCAGCAATGGGGCTGTACGCCGCGGCTATTCCCGCCATCATCGGAGCGCTCTTCCGTAGTTCACGACATGTTGTC
It contains:
- a CDS encoding MBL fold metallo-hydrolase; this encodes MLFRELNRGKCKTYLLACERTKKAALVDPLKEKVERYLASLAYFGCELEAIIDTHTHADHRTASWELYDITGAPVMMHRRAPAPHVDVHLDDGQLVPIGDERIRVLYTPGHTPDSVSLHIANRVLTGDTLLVRGTGRTDFPGGDAGDQYDGIVHKLFTLPDETLVFPAHDYRGHTHSTIGEEKRANPRVVGRTKQQYIELMNNLGLALPDKIQEVLQPNQTAIEDDSVHFPPLTELTQVRQLLPQEVQTRLASSTPPFILDVREQEEFKGDLGHITKSRLIPLKELPARVGELEAYKEKDIIVICRAGVRSTTAAAILTGLGFEHVSNMKGGMVEWNDQKLPVER